A single window of Sphingobium sp. SCG-1 DNA harbors:
- the cysD gene encoding sulfate adenylyltransferase subunit CysD: MRTAGKAHEMTRKLTHLERLEAESIHILREVVAEADRPVMLYSVGKDSAVMLHLAKKAFYPSPPPFPLLHVDTTWKFRDMYALREKAARDAGMELLVYQNPEALERGINPFDHGALHTDMWKTEGLKQALDKYGFDAAFGGARRDEEKSRAKERIFSFRTASHRWDPKAQRPELWHLYNARKAKGESMRVFPISNWTELDIWQYIHLEGIEIVPLYFSAPRPTVERDGMLLMVDDDRFPLAPGEVPVERSIRFRTLGCYPLTGAVESDAKTLPEVIQEMLLTTTSERQGRAIDKDSGGAGMEKKKQEGYF, encoded by the coding sequence CTGCGTACGGCGGGAAAGGCCCATGAAATGACGAGGAAGTTGACGCATCTTGAGCGTCTCGAGGCGGAGAGTATCCACATCTTGCGGGAGGTCGTCGCGGAAGCGGACCGCCCGGTGATGCTGTACAGCGTGGGCAAGGACAGCGCCGTGATGCTGCATCTGGCGAAGAAGGCCTTCTACCCCTCGCCCCCACCCTTCCCGCTGCTGCATGTCGATACCACGTGGAAGTTTCGCGACATGTATGCGCTGCGCGAGAAGGCCGCGCGCGACGCGGGGATGGAGTTGTTAGTCTATCAAAACCCCGAAGCGCTGGAACGCGGGATCAACCCGTTCGATCACGGCGCGCTGCATACCGACATGTGGAAGACCGAAGGGTTGAAGCAGGCGCTTGATAAGTACGGCTTTGATGCAGCATTTGGCGGCGCTCGGCGCGACGAGGAGAAGTCTCGCGCCAAGGAGCGCATCTTCTCTTTCCGCACGGCATCGCATCGCTGGGATCCCAAGGCGCAACGGCCGGAACTCTGGCACCTCTACAACGCGCGCAAGGCCAAGGGCGAGAGTATGCGGGTGTTCCCGATCTCCAATTGGACCGAGTTGGATATCTGGCAGTATATCCATTTGGAGGGCATTGAGATCGTGCCGCTCTATTTCTCCGCGCCCCGTCCGACTGTCGAGCGGGACGGCATGTTGCTGATGGTCGATGACGATCGCTTCCCACTTGCTCCCGGCGAAGTGCCGGTAGAGCGATCGATCCGCTTCCGCACGCTCGGCTGTTATCCGCTGACCGGCGCCGTGGAGAGCGATGCCAAGACGTTACCGGAAGTCATTCAGGAGATGCTGTTGACGACGACATCGGAAAGGCAGGGGCGCGCCATCGACAAGGATTCCGGCGGCGCGGGCATGGAGAAGAAAAAGCAGGAGGGGTATTTCTGA
- a CDS encoding lytic transglycosylase domain-containing protein, with protein MWPEIAIAPPASAQTDTGFQSYLETLRPKARAMGISDATMGNVFPTLTPNPRVVELDQAQPGGLPGSGTSIPAFEPYRRQHVDAARINRGRIAYQNNRGRLSRIEQQTGVPEAIMVAIYGHETNYGSYTGDFDLLRSLATLAYEGRRRSLFEPEFLATLKMLDNGVPRSQLVGSWAGATGYPQFLPSVYLRVAKDGDGDGRANIWSSEADALASIANYFVDAGWRKGTPWGVAASVPADFDRASITNRTNAPRCPRVMERHSRWLTMAEWRRRGVIAQGPAMLADSELATLIEPDGPGRTAYLLTGNYRVILDYNCSNFYALSVGLLADAVAG; from the coding sequence ATGTGGCCGGAAATAGCCATCGCGCCGCCCGCTTCGGCGCAGACTGACACGGGTTTCCAGTCCTATCTGGAGACTTTGCGCCCCAAGGCTCGCGCTATGGGCATCAGCGATGCCACAATGGGCAACGTCTTTCCCACTCTCACGCCTAACCCCCGTGTAGTTGAACTGGACCAAGCTCAGCCCGGCGGCCTTCCCGGTTCTGGCACCTCTATTCCTGCCTTCGAGCCTTATCGCCGTCAGCATGTCGACGCCGCGAGGATCAATCGGGGCAGGATTGCCTATCAGAACAATCGTGGTCGGCTTTCTCGAATCGAACAGCAAACCGGTGTGCCCGAGGCGATCATGGTCGCGATCTACGGGCATGAAACGAACTATGGCTCCTATACAGGCGACTTCGATCTGCTGCGCTCGCTCGCGACCCTAGCCTATGAGGGGCGCCGACGGAGTCTGTTCGAGCCGGAATTTCTCGCCACGCTCAAGATGCTGGATAATGGCGTTCCACGCTCGCAACTTGTTGGAAGTTGGGCCGGGGCAACTGGCTATCCCCAGTTCCTTCCATCCGTCTACTTGCGCGTGGCGAAGGATGGCGACGGCGACGGCCGCGCGAACATCTGGTCCAGCGAAGCCGATGCCCTTGCTTCGATCGCCAACTACTTCGTGGATGCAGGATGGCGGAAAGGGACGCCATGGGGAGTCGCGGCCTCTGTCCCAGCGGATTTCGACCGCGCCAGTATTACGAACCGCACCAACGCGCCACGCTGTCCGCGTGTCATGGAGCGCCATAGCCGCTGGCTCACAATGGCCGAGTGGCGCAGGCGCGGCGTAATCGCGCAAGGTCCGGCCATGCTTGCTGACAGCGAGTTGGCAACGTTGATCGAACCTGATGGCCCTGGCCGCACAGCGTACCTCCTGACCGGTAATTATCGGGTGATCCTCGATTACAACTGCTCGAACTTCTATGCGCTGTCCGTCGGATTGCTTGCGGATGCTGTCGCGGGTTAG
- a CDS encoding septal ring lytic transglycosylase RlpA family protein has translation MLSRVRLFITSAALMVMLGSCGMIDGQRDGRFRAGSPGRTGSQVADLPVKIGAPYTIAGVTYTPSDVRNYQAVGLASWYGEELNGNRTANGERFEPSAISAAHRTLPLPSYVEVTALSTGRTILLRINDRGPFTQAREIDLSRGAAEQLGILGGGATAVRVRRVDPPEAERAVLRSGRRVAERPSVRGVELAAMQESAGLPAIAPRVWAAPQTLPAKGFYTVQIASFAAKDRAEALAERIGAKAILTGSLWRVGYGPYTTAADARAGVTYAASKGFRDAVIIANDERPTASPR, from the coding sequence ATGCTGTCGCGGGTTAGGCTCTTCATCACAAGCGCGGCGCTGATGGTGATGCTCGGTTCCTGCGGCATGATCGATGGTCAGCGCGACGGTAGGTTCCGGGCCGGATCGCCTGGACGGACTGGCTCGCAAGTCGCCGATCTGCCGGTCAAGATCGGCGCGCCGTACACGATAGCTGGCGTGACCTACACGCCGTCAGATGTTCGCAATTATCAGGCGGTCGGCCTTGCCAGTTGGTATGGCGAGGAATTGAATGGCAACCGCACAGCCAATGGTGAGAGGTTCGAACCCTCTGCCATCAGCGCCGCCCATCGCACCCTGCCGCTGCCAAGCTACGTCGAAGTCACGGCTCTCTCGACCGGCAGAACGATATTGCTGCGTATCAACGACCGTGGGCCGTTCACGCAGGCGCGTGAAATCGATTTGTCCCGCGGCGCTGCCGAGCAATTGGGCATATTAGGCGGAGGCGCAACAGCCGTCCGTGTCCGACGGGTCGATCCGCCGGAGGCCGAGCGCGCGGTGCTGAGATCGGGCAGGCGTGTGGCGGAGAGGCCAAGTGTGCGAGGGGTTGAACTCGCGGCCATGCAGGAATCCGCTGGATTACCTGCCATCGCGCCACGTGTTTGGGCCGCTCCGCAAACGCTGCCTGCCAAAGGCTTCTATACGGTGCAGATCGCGTCTTTTGCGGCGAAAGATCGGGCGGAAGCACTGGCCGAACGTATCGGTGCGAAGGCCATCCTGACCGGATCGCTGTGGCGTGTCGGCTATGGTCCCTATACCACAGCGGCGGATGCGCGCGCTGGTGTCACCTATGCCGCATCGAAGGGGTTCCGCGACGCCGTCATTATAGCTAATGACGAGAGGCCAACCGCGTCACCGCGTTGA
- a CDS encoding D-alanyl-D-alanine carboxypeptidase family protein, with translation MKKSFAVALFLPLLAQPLAAEAPPYTSAAKIAFMKDLSSGAILYDKGGDQRMPPASLAKMMTAHVAFRLIQQGQLKLDTKFTVRPETWKKWHGPEAGSTMFLSVGEQVSVENLLHGIVTLSGNDACVVLAEGIAGTEDAFVALMNQEAKRMGLTNSHFGNSNGWPDEGVTYVTARDLARLAEGTIQETPDLYKRFYATTSFTWGKTMGGNQITQANRNPILGRIPGADGLKTGHTEEAGYGFTGSADQGGRRLVMVVAGLDSFNARIEESVRFMDWGFRAWKAQPLFKKDALVETADVQLGSARTVGLVAPRNLAVTMPRTASSNIQVKVVYNGPIKAPIAKGQEIAQLVVTTPDTGAQTMPLVAAEAVTEAGIFGRFWNGLTSFFG, from the coding sequence ATGAAAAAGAGCTTTGCCGTCGCCTTGTTTCTCCCGCTTCTGGCGCAGCCACTTGCCGCTGAAGCGCCACCCTATACGAGCGCGGCGAAGATCGCGTTCATGAAGGATCTGTCCTCTGGCGCGATCCTCTATGACAAGGGCGGGGATCAGCGGATGCCGCCCGCCTCGCTCGCCAAGATGATGACTGCGCACGTTGCCTTTCGCCTGATCCAGCAGGGCCAATTGAAGCTCGACACGAAGTTCACTGTCCGCCCAGAGACATGGAAGAAATGGCATGGGCCGGAAGCGGGATCGACGATGTTCCTTTCTGTCGGCGAACAGGTGTCAGTCGAGAACCTGCTCCACGGGATCGTAACATTGTCGGGCAATGACGCCTGCGTCGTGCTGGCGGAGGGCATTGCGGGGACCGAGGACGCCTTTGTTGCTTTGATGAATCAGGAGGCCAAGCGCATGGGCCTCACCAACAGCCATTTCGGTAACAGCAACGGTTGGCCCGATGAGGGCGTGACTTATGTCACTGCGCGCGACTTAGCCCGATTGGCGGAAGGCACCATCCAGGAGACGCCCGACCTCTATAAGAGATTTTACGCCACCACGTCCTTCACCTGGGGCAAGACCATGGGCGGCAACCAGATCACGCAGGCCAACCGCAACCCCATTCTGGGCCGTATACCAGGCGCAGACGGGTTGAAGACAGGGCACACCGAAGAAGCTGGCTACGGCTTCACCGGTTCCGCCGATCAGGGCGGTCGTCGTCTGGTCATGGTGGTCGCGGGTTTGGACAGCTTCAATGCCCGGATTGAAGAATCGGTCCGCTTCATGGATTGGGGTTTTCGCGCGTGGAAAGCGCAGCCGCTGTTCAAGAAAGATGCGTTGGTCGAAACTGCCGATGTCCAGTTGGGCAGCGCGCGGACGGTAGGCCTCGTCGCGCCTCGCAATCTTGCCGTCACCATGCCGCGCACCGCGTCTAGCAACATTCAGGTGAAGGTCGTCTATAACGGCCCCATCAAGGCGCCGATCGCCAAGGGGCAGGAAATTGCTCAACTGGTCGTGACGACGCCGGACACCGGTGCACAGACGATGCCGCTCGTCGCCGCTGAAGCCGTTACCGAAGCAGGGATTTTTGGTCGGTTCTGGAATGGCCTGACGTCGTTCTTCGGATAA
- the tmk gene encoding dTMP kinase, giving the protein MQPGRFVSLEGGEGAGKSTQVKALAQALRNRGVVVVETREPGGSAGAEAIRDLLLKGDADRWTPRAEALLFAAARSDHVSRVIRPAIGRGEWVIADRFLDSSRAYQGGSNGLVDEDILSLHRIGSEGFLPDRTLILAVSEDVAEARASARDTDGPDRIGGRSQEYHRLVANSFKRFAGQEPERFRVVDASGSADAVTANLLEALADMLP; this is encoded by the coding sequence ATGCAGCCGGGTCGCTTTGTCAGTTTGGAGGGCGGAGAGGGCGCGGGGAAGTCGACGCAAGTCAAGGCGCTGGCGCAAGCTTTGCGGAACCGAGGCGTTGTCGTTGTCGAAACACGTGAGCCGGGTGGAAGTGCCGGTGCTGAAGCCATTCGGGACTTGCTACTGAAAGGCGACGCGGATCGCTGGACGCCCCGCGCCGAGGCCTTGCTGTTCGCTGCCGCTCGCTCGGATCACGTGTCCCGCGTCATCCGCCCGGCGATCGGTCGCGGGGAATGGGTCATTGCCGACCGTTTTCTGGACAGTAGCCGCGCCTATCAAGGGGGCAGCAACGGGCTTGTGGACGAAGACATACTTTCGCTGCACCGCATCGGCAGCGAGGGCTTTCTGCCCGACCGCACTCTCATCCTAGCGGTGTCGGAGGATGTTGCGGAGGCGCGCGCATCGGCCCGAGATACGGATGGTCCCGACAGAATTGGCGGAAGAAGCCAGGAATATCATCGTCTTGTGGCTAATTCCTTCAAGCGCTTTGCAGGCCAGGAACCCGAACGTTTCCGCGTGGTGGATGCCAGCGGTAGCGCAGATGCTGTGACGGCCAATTTGCTAGAGGCATTGGCGGATATGCTGCCATGA
- a CDS encoding AAA family ATPase: MTSLIGHDLQARTLLDAARGGRMHHGWILAGPRGVGKASFARMAARRLLAEAAGTVQTGDTLDLPLDNPNGRLFDAGTHPDYAELTRLEKDNGDLARNISVDQVRGLQRLLGSVPSLSNRRIIVIDSADDMERGAANALLKNLEEPPAGTVFLLVAHAPARLLPTIRSRCRVLRFASLDHEALQVILRRHLPNVTADELDALVRAGEGSPGRALGYAGLELGQIEHALAAIAADGDPTNKRRLALAKQLGGKAARPRYEAFLERVPAFLASAARLQQGHALKVTLTGWEQAKQLASGAVILSLDPASVVFELCSYVAVLAQERRAA, translated from the coding sequence ATGACGTCACTTATCGGCCATGATCTTCAAGCTCGCACACTGCTTGATGCTGCGCGGGGGGGGCGGATGCATCATGGCTGGATTCTTGCCGGACCGCGGGGGGTGGGCAAAGCCAGCTTCGCTCGTATGGCAGCGCGCCGCCTGCTTGCAGAAGCGGCAGGCACGGTGCAGACCGGCGACACTCTCGACTTGCCTCTTGATAATCCGAATGGTCGGCTATTCGACGCAGGAACTCATCCCGACTATGCCGAACTCACACGGTTGGAAAAAGACAATGGTGATCTGGCCCGTAACATAAGCGTGGATCAGGTGCGCGGTCTCCAGCGGCTGCTTGGCTCAGTGCCGTCGCTTTCGAACCGCCGGATTATTGTGATCGACAGTGCCGACGACATGGAACGTGGCGCAGCCAACGCGTTGCTTAAGAATCTTGAGGAGCCGCCGGCCGGCACTGTTTTTCTGCTTGTTGCCCATGCGCCTGCGCGCCTGCTGCCGACGATCCGGTCGCGTTGTCGCGTCTTGCGTTTCGCCTCCTTGGACCATGAGGCATTGCAGGTCATTCTGCGCCGTCACCTTCCGAACGTGACAGCCGACGAATTAGACGCGCTGGTAAGGGCAGGGGAGGGATCACCCGGTAGGGCACTTGGCTATGCGGGACTCGAACTGGGGCAGATCGAACATGCGCTGGCGGCCATCGCAGCCGATGGCGATCCCACCAACAAGAGGCGGCTTGCTTTAGCCAAGCAACTTGGCGGCAAGGCCGCTCGCCCTCGCTATGAAGCATTTCTCGAACGAGTTCCGGCCTTTCTCGCGTCGGCTGCCCGTTTACAGCAGGGCCACGCCCTTAAAGTCACACTGACAGGGTGGGAGCAGGCGAAGCAGCTCGCGTCGGGTGCCGTTATCCTCTCGCTTGATCCGGCAAGCGTCGTATTCGAGCTATGTTCGTATGTCGCAGTTCTTGCGCAGGAACGCCGCGCCGCCTGA
- a CDS encoding TatD family hydrolase, producing MLIDSHCHLNYKGLIEDQAGVLARAREAGVGKMLNIATRESEWDDVLATAEREDDVWATVGIHPHEADEHPHVDTAKLVERASHPKIVGIGETGLDYYYDQSDRARQQTSFRAHIAAARETQLPLIVHTRDAEDDTLAILRDEMGKGAFPGVIHCFTASGAFANAALEIGFYISISGIVTFRNAKDLQETAARLPAERLLIETDSPFLAPVPHRGKPCEPSFVADTARFLANLRGEGLEVLAEATSRNFNQLFKKAVL from the coding sequence ATGCTGATCGATAGCCACTGTCATCTAAACTATAAGGGTTTGATCGAGGATCAGGCAGGTGTCCTCGCCCGGGCGCGCGAAGCAGGTGTCGGGAAAATGCTCAACATCGCTACGCGCGAAAGCGAGTGGGACGACGTGCTTGCGACGGCGGAGCGCGAAGACGATGTTTGGGCAACTGTCGGCATCCACCCCCACGAAGCGGATGAACATCCGCACGTCGATACTGCCAAACTGGTCGAGCGCGCCTCTCATCCCAAGATCGTCGGTATTGGCGAAACGGGTCTCGATTACTACTACGATCAAAGCGACCGGGCGCGGCAGCAAACCTCATTCCGTGCCCATATCGCAGCCGCGCGGGAGACGCAGCTGCCGCTGATCGTCCATACGCGGGATGCGGAAGACGATACCCTTGCCATACTGCGCGATGAAATGGGGAAGGGGGCTTTCCCCGGCGTGATCCATTGCTTCACCGCCAGCGGCGCGTTCGCCAATGCCGCGTTGGAGATCGGTTTTTATATCAGTATTTCTGGCATCGTGACGTTCCGCAACGCGAAGGATCTTCAGGAAACGGCTGCTCGCCTTCCGGCGGAACGTCTCTTGATCGAGACAGACAGCCCCTTCCTTGCCCCCGTGCCGCATCGCGGGAAGCCTTGTGAGCCGTCTTTCGTAGCTGACACGGCACGTTTTCTCGCAAACCTGCGCGGAGAAGGTTTGGAAGTTTTGGCTGAAGCAACATCTCGTAATTTCAACCAGTTGTTTAAGAAGGCTGTTTTGTGA
- a CDS encoding MBL fold metallo-hydrolase, translating into MTLKVTLLGCGTSSGVPRIGNDWGTCDPTEPRNARTRASILIESSTTRILVDTSPDMRGQLLAAGVVEIDAILWTHDHADHCHGIDDVRQLFHHAGSPVPGYARRQTLDLLRQRFAYAFEGREGYPSTIDGRIMPDTFVIGDIAIATVDQPHGSIYSTGFRFDYGGKTIAYATDFHEITGEMLEMYRGVDIWIADALRVRPHPTHAHLAQTLTAIQGAKPGRAILTHMDHSMDYHVLRAMLPAGVEPGYDGMVAVA; encoded by the coding sequence GTGACCTTAAAGGTTACTCTACTCGGATGCGGCACATCGTCAGGAGTGCCTCGTATCGGAAATGACTGGGGCACTTGCGATCCGACCGAACCAAGGAATGCACGAACACGCGCTTCGATCCTGATCGAAAGCTCGACTACGCGTATTTTGGTGGATACCTCACCTGATATGCGAGGCCAATTACTGGCTGCCGGGGTTGTAGAGATTGACGCGATCTTGTGGACGCACGATCATGCCGACCATTGTCACGGCATCGATGATGTTCGGCAACTGTTTCATCATGCAGGGTCACCGGTTCCGGGCTACGCACGGCGACAGACACTGGACTTGTTGCGGCAGCGCTTCGCTTACGCATTTGAAGGCCGGGAAGGTTATCCGTCCACAATAGACGGTCGTATCATGCCAGATACGTTTGTAATTGGCGACATCGCGATCGCCACCGTGGATCAGCCTCATGGATCAATCTACTCGACGGGCTTCCGCTTTGATTATGGTGGAAAGACAATTGCTTATGCAACAGACTTTCATGAAATAACAGGTGAGATGCTGGAAATGTACCGGGGCGTTGATATCTGGATAGCTGACGCGTTGCGCGTGCGTCCGCATCCCACTCACGCGCACCTTGCCCAGACGCTGACAGCCATCCAAGGCGCAAAACCGGGCAGGGCGATCTTGACGCATATGGATCATAGCATGGACTACCACGTTCTGCGCGCCATGCTGCCGGCGGGGGTCGAACCCGGCTACGATGGTATGGTCGCCGTCGCATAA
- a CDS encoding TIGR02281 family clan AA aspartic protease, with product MIVAWIGIFTVILTIASYHDDIAAIATRVSASVTGRSRQTVEGGRLRIPISSDGHYWVEGTINDVPTRFLIDSGATITALSVRTAQAASIDIDTQRMPLVLNTANGPAEAQRGVARRIRVGSISIHDLPVVVSPGFGDVSVLGMNILSRLKSWRVEDGEMILEP from the coding sequence ATGATCGTAGCTTGGATCGGTATCTTTACAGTCATATTAACCATCGCAAGCTACCATGATGATATTGCTGCAATAGCAACACGCGTGAGCGCAAGCGTGACAGGACGGAGCCGTCAGACTGTCGAAGGCGGCCGACTACGCATTCCGATTTCAAGCGACGGACATTATTGGGTTGAAGGAACTATCAATGACGTTCCGACGCGCTTTTTGATCGATAGCGGCGCGACCATCACAGCGCTTTCTGTTCGAACCGCTCAGGCAGCATCCATAGATATCGATACACAGCGGATGCCGCTGGTGTTGAACACCGCGAACGGACCGGCGGAAGCCCAGCGAGGTGTCGCACGTCGCATTCGAGTTGGATCTATATCCATTCACGACTTGCCAGTGGTGGTTTCTCCCGGGTTCGGCGATGTCAGTGTCTTGGGTATGAACATCTTGTCGCGGCTGAAA